The following are encoded in a window of Massilia sp. R2A-15 genomic DNA:
- a CDS encoding periplasmic heavy metal sensor yields the protein MKTQNETNTAVMAPRAGRRWLIAAALALAAGAGGASFAIGAQGLPGPHGHAGHMAMDPAAMDAHIDKMVEQIAADASPDQKARVAAIAKSAMADLRPVHEQFRQAHASAHQLLMAPVVDRAALEQLRVEQMQRMDFMSRRVLAAVEDAADVLTPEQRAKFAGHLRSRIH from the coding sequence ATGAAAACGCAGAATGAAACCAATACCGCCGTCATGGCGCCACGCGCCGGACGGCGCTGGCTGATCGCCGCCGCGCTGGCCCTTGCGGCCGGCGCGGGCGGCGCCAGCTTCGCGATCGGCGCGCAGGGCCTGCCCGGCCCTCACGGCCACGCCGGCCACATGGCGATGGATCCCGCGGCCATGGACGCCCATATCGACAAGATGGTCGAACAGATCGCCGCCGACGCCAGCCCGGACCAGAAGGCGCGGGTGGCAGCCATTGCCAAGAGCGCCATGGCCGACCTGCGCCCGGTGCACGAACAGTTCCGCCAGGCGCACGCCAGCGCGCACCAGTTGCTGATGGCACCGGTGGTCGACCGCGCCGCCCTCGAGCAGTTGCGCGTGGAGCAGATGCAGCGCATGGATTTCATGAGCCGGCGCGTCCTGGCGGCGGTGGAAGACGCGGCCGACGTGCTCACGCCCGAACAGCGGGCGAAGTTCGCCGGCCATCTGAGGTCGCGCATACACTGA
- a CDS encoding winged helix-turn-helix domain-containing protein, whose product MIQTVLMIEDDERLAGMVAAYLAPHGFTVRHAATAQAGLAALRQDGEAIALILLDLMLPDADGLDVCRQLRALPAPLSAIPVMMLTAKGDPFDRVVGLEIGADDYLPKPFEPRELLARLRAVLRRPPLATPSASQLLRFGRLEIDLGARAVRLAGEARALTSYQFDLLVALAERAGRVLSREQLLDAVKGEAFDPFDRSIDVHVGRLRAAIEDDVKQPRRIITVRGAGYVFARVHDA is encoded by the coding sequence ATGATCCAGACTGTCCTGATGATCGAAGACGACGAGCGCCTGGCCGGCATGGTGGCGGCCTATCTCGCGCCGCACGGCTTTACGGTGCGCCATGCGGCCACCGCGCAGGCGGGCCTTGCGGCGCTCCGGCAGGACGGCGAGGCCATCGCGCTGATTCTGCTCGACCTGATGCTGCCGGACGCCGATGGCCTCGACGTCTGCCGCCAGCTGCGCGCGCTCCCCGCGCCCCTGAGCGCGATCCCGGTCATGATGCTGACCGCGAAAGGCGATCCGTTCGACCGCGTCGTCGGCCTCGAAATCGGCGCCGACGACTACCTGCCCAAGCCGTTCGAGCCGCGCGAGCTGCTGGCGCGGCTGCGCGCAGTGCTGCGCCGCCCTCCGCTGGCGACGCCATCGGCAAGCCAGTTGCTGCGCTTCGGCCGCCTCGAAATCGACCTTGGAGCGCGCGCCGTGCGGCTCGCCGGCGAGGCGCGCGCACTGACCTCCTATCAGTTCGACCTGCTGGTCGCGCTGGCCGAGCGGGCCGGCCGCGTGCTGTCGCGCGAGCAGCTGCTCGACGCGGTCAAAGGCGAGGCATTCGATCCCTTCGACCGGTCGATCGACGTCCACGTCGGCCGCCTGCGCGCCGCGATCGAGGACGACGTCAAGCAGCCGCGCCGCATCATCACCGTGCGCGGCGCCGGCTACGTATTCGCCAGGGTGCACGATGCCTGA